The following is a genomic window from Paenibacillus thiaminolyticus.
AGTGGCGGCTGCTTGGAGCGGAGGAGCTGGCGGAGGAACTGGCCGAATGGATTCGAATACAATACGGGTATGTAACCTGAACAGAAGACGAGGGGCCCGCAGGCCCCCTTATCGTCAATCTTATTTATCGCCCCGATCGGTATGCTTGCGCGGATGCGTCTGCTTCGGCGGTTCTTCTTCCGCTTTAGGCACGAGCCGGGGATCGGTCCGGCCTTCATGGTGATTGTCGAACATGAACTCCTTCAGCTCCCACTCGGATGCGCCCAATTGCGGATCCGAGGGGAAGTGCTGGCCGCGGTGAAGCACTTCTTCCCGTCCCCATTCATTCGCATATATGCCGTCCACCTCGACCCTGTCGCGGGACATGGGATTCATCTTATATTGATTATGCTCCTGTTCTTTTGTCATCGGTGCGCAGCTCCTTTTTTTCAGCATCCGTCTGCCGCGAGGGCGGTGCCGTCGCGCAGGCTCTCTATTATAGATGCCCCCGGTCAAGGAATTGTATCCGGGCCCGGCACGGTTGCCTGGCGGGTTCGTCTTGTCCGTTACCTTTCTGCAAACCATCGTGACGGGAACAACAAATAAATAATCGAAATCGCGGTGAACAGGCCCGCGCTGATCCAGATGACTGTGCCGGCGGACGACACGTTCGCGATGACACCTCCGATAACGGGACCGAGCAGCACGCCGATCCCTTCCACGGTGGAGAGCAGGCTCCAGCCCAGACCTTTATGCCCCGGCGGGACATATAGCGCCAGCAGCGCGTTCCAGGCCGGCAGCACCGCGGAATAGGATATTCCGAGCAGTACGGCCAGTCCGTAAGCGAAGATAACCGATGGATAAAGAGACAGTGAGGCAAGCGCCAGGCCGAAGATGCCGAAGCCGATAATCAGGAACGGCTTGCGGCCGACGCGGTCCGACCATTTGCCCATCGGGACAAGTCCGAGCACGGTGAAGCCGCCGCCAAGCACGAGCAGGACCGAATACTGCTGGCTCGAGAAGGAGAGCGCCTCCGCGGCGAAGGTCGGCAGAATCGGGACGAGCATGCTCGCGCCCAGCGTCTGCAGGATCATGCCCGGGAGAAGCGGCTTCATCGCCTTCACCTTCACGAGCAGAGCGTCCCACTGCTGCCGGAACGGAACGGGAGCCGCATCGGCCAACTGCTGCCTGCCGCCCCCGACGAAGAAGCTGAGCACCCAGGCGATACCCGATAAGGCGAACAGAAGCAGATAGGCGGTCTGCGGATGCTTGTCCACGATCAGATTGAGCACGACCGGGCCCGCCCCCATCCCGACAAGCCAGATCATATAGAGAAAGCCCATTTGCGCGGCCCGGTTCTCTTCCTTCACCTTGGTGAGGCACACGATCCATACCGGGGAGATGCCGACGCCATACAGGGCGGCCGCTGCGATGAATAGCCAGTCGCTTGAACCGTAATAGAACAGGCCGATGCCCGCGAAGGATATCAACAATCCAGCATTGATAATGAGCCTGGGGGAGAAGCGGTCAAGCAAATATCCAATCCCCATTTTCAGAATCGTATCTGTTAAATAGTGAGCCGTAATGGCGGTTCCGATAATGGCCAGGCTAATATGCAATGTATTTTTCCCGTAGATCGGAATAAATGAAATCAGGGCCGCCCCCCGAACGAATTCCACAAAGAACAAAATAATAGCCAGCAATGCGATATCTCTGCCTAATCCAAGTCCGCGTAATCCCTTCAAACACGTAACGCCCCTTTCCTAATTATCCCATTATAGCGTGTTCGCCAACTGCTTGCCAGCGGCGGCAAAGGACGAACCGAAGGCATGCTACAGAGCTTGTCCCTGGCGGAACCGGAAGTCATTTCAAGAGCGAAGCCGCGGTTCATGTCCAAGGTGCCCGATTCATTGCTTGGTGAACAATAGCGGTGTGTTTTTGCTGCGCTGTCGAATATGTTATAATAGAGAAACGGTTGCGAAGTTCCAGAAAGAGAAGCGAAACGTCCAGGCTGTACTCCATTGCGGAGCATGTTCTACAACGCTTTTGGGAGGGAATTTTCATGGCAACGAAAGGTCACAACGAAGTGAAAGAAAGTTTGTTGGAGATGACTCGCATTTTCCGTCCAAAGAATCCGCGGAAGTTTGTGAGGGAGTATATCCGGAAGTATCGGATTATGGGAGGCTATGAAGACGAACTGACTCATCTTGTAGAGCTTGAGCTTGGCAAGATCGACACCAGCGTGTCGTAATTCACGCAGTCATGGCAGAGAGCAGGCGGATGGATGTACACCGGCCGCGTGCAGGACGTGCAGCAATCAGGATCAAAACATCATTTCTTAAATATAATGAAGCGCTCCGAACAGGTCGGAGCGCTTTTTTTGCGTCCTGCGGCGAGGCGCGGGCCTTACCGCATATAGCGGCGCAGATCTTCCCGGATGATGTCCTGCACCGATTCCAGCGACTCCCCCGGGTACGCTCGCAACGCGTGAATCGAGACGGAATTGAACAATTCCTTATTGGCGCTCGTGTATACTTTGGCGAGACTCGGGTCATGGCGCCGAATTGCCGTGTCCACCGTATGCAGGAATTCACCGGACAGATCGTCCATCCGCTCCAGCGTGCGCATCGGGCTGTGCTTGGTCGCAATTCGAGGAACCTTGCGCTTCATCTCGTCATCAAGAACGCCGCTGGTTTCGATTCGTCCAATGCCGTATTGCTCCCTGGTGCCCTTTCCGCCTCGCCCGTTCACCCCGTTAGCTGTCCCGTCGAGAGTCAAAGACACGTAGGCGGTGTCGTTCCATCTCAGAACATAGCCGACCGCGATTCCGTCAATATTGCTGACGAGCGCGCTCAGCGGGCGATCCACATACAATGTATTGGGACGATGCAATTCCGGGCGGTCGAACCGTTTCCGCTCCAGACTGTTGCCTTTGGCGGTGTAATCGGGTGTGGCGATATCGGAATCGGTTGGGGTTGAGGGCCTTTTTTCCAGAGGCTGCACCGTCTTCCGGTTCGCGTAATTGGCGGTTGTATTGCCGTCATAGGATCTCGTTTTCTCGGAGCGGTAGCCAATACAGCCAGTCAAGCCGATGGCAATGCTTAGCGCACAGACGGTATAAGTGACAATTGAGTGAACATTGCGCTTGGGGGTGTGACCATTTTTTGACGACATAAGCATCCCTCCTTCAAGATTTACTTTATTTTTCTGAAAAACGAGTATAAGTATGCAGGAAGCATCGCCGTCAATGTTTGAGAATCGAAAATTTGACAACATCTTCTTGATTTCGACACATTTCGATAGAGGTAAAATGATTTTGTAAGCGTTTGCATTTGTTGATATAACGGGCCAAAATGACTTTCTGAACACTTTGTGAACTCCCTCCGAAACATTGACAAATAAAATATTGGTAATTATATTTAGGTAAGTGATTGTATTAATTGACAGGATTACGACATCCGTGCTTAAAGCCGGTGACTCCTTGGGGACCGGTTGGATAGCCATGGGCATGCGTAAGCGTATGCACATGCCGCTACCTACACGGTCGAAGCCTTTCTTCCGTAGCGATTACAGCGTGCCGAGAGGACAGGAATCCCGCGCGTGGAGCAGAATGTATACGTTCGCATGAATGTATGCTGATGCATTCGGACAGAAGGGCAAGTGAAGGGGCATGAGATGCGGTAATCAGCGAAAACGTACAAAGTGGGGTTGATCAATGATGAAACGGTGGCATGCAGTGAAGCGACTCCTTCCTCTGTTAGCCGGGCTCGTCTTGCTGCTCAGTGCTTGTGGACGCGCGGATTTGTCCGCTCTCAATCCGCAGGGTCCGATAGCAGAGGGTCAGTTCGGTCTGATGAAGATTGCGATTTCGATTATGACGCTCGTAGTCGTTGCCGTATTCGCGCTTTCCATTTATGCCGTCATCCGCTTCCGCAGACGGCCGGGTGACCAATCGATTCCGAAGCAAGTAGAAGGCAATCACAAGATGGAAGTTATTTGGACGGTTATTCCGATTCTCCTCTTGATTATTCTGGCAGTGCCGACCGTGAAGTATGTGTTTGCCTTCGCTGAAGATTACAGCAAGGATCCGGACGCGATCAAGGTGAAGGTAACTGCGCACCAGTTCTGGTGGGAGTTCGAATATCCTGAACTGGGCGTACATACAGCACAGGATATGATCATTCCGGCCGGGAAAAACGTGGCGGTCGAATTGCGGACGGTTGACGTTCTTCACTCGTTCTGGGTACCTGCTCTGGCAGGGAAGATGGACACCAACCCGTCGGGCAACGTGAACAAGATGTACTTCAGCGCGAACCAGGTTGGGGTATACCGGGGCAAATGCGCCGAGTTGTGCGGACAGTCCCACGCCTTGATGGAGTTCAAAGTCAAATCGGTAAGCGAGGAGACATTTAACGCTTGGGTTAATGAGATGAAGGCAGAGCCGAAGCCGTTCGAAGGCGATGCGCAAGTCGCCGAGAGCTTCAAGCAGAACTGCCTGACCTGCCACGCGATCGATAATGCGCCTTCCCTCGGCCCGAACTTGAAGGGAACGGGAAGCCGCGAAGCTGTCGCCGGCATCATGCTCAACCGGGATACGATTGACGAACCGATTGAACAGCAAGTGGTGGAAGATCATTTGCGCCAGTGGATTCTGAATCCGCAGAAGGTGAAGCCAGGGAATACGATGCCTAAATTCGAGGGCGTATTGTCAGAGCAAGAGCTTGACGGCATTGTGAAATATCTGGCGGAATACAAACTTGATTCTCTGAAAGAAATCAATAAGCAATAGAAAAGCATCTTCTAGGGGAGGTAACGACCTTGGCTCACACGGTGAAGCGTCATCGCGGCTTAATGGATTGGCTGACGACGGTCGACCATAAGAAGATAGGTATTCTTTACCTTATTGCCGGAGGGATATTCTTCGGTATCGGCGGTATTGAGGCCATCTTAATACGTATACAATTGATCAAACCGAATTTCGAGTTCGTGGATGCGCAGTTATTCAACGAATTGATTACGATGCATGGGACGACCATGATCTTCCTGGGCGCCATGCCACTGATATTCGCCCTCATGAATGCGATAGTACCGCTGCAGATCGGGGCGCGGGACGTTGCGTTTCCGTTCCTGAATGCGCTCGGCTTCTGGACATTCTTCTTCGGTGGGTTGCTTCTCAACCTGAGCTGGCTGTTGGGCGGAGTGCCTGACGCAGGCTGGACCTCCTATGTTCCATTGTCCAGCACGGAGTACAGCCAGCATCACGGAGTTGACTTCTATGTTCTCGGTCTGCAGATTTCCGGTCTTGGCACGCTGATCGGCGGGATCAACTTCCTGGCTACGATCATCAACATGCGCGCGCCGGGTATGTCGTTCATGCGGATGCCGATGTTTACCTGGACGGCGTTCATTACGTCCGCGCTCATTTTGTTCGCTTTCCCTGCCGTTACGGTAGGTCTCGTATTGCTCATGTTCGACCGTCTCTTCGGAGGGAACTTTTTCTATACTCCGAATGGAGGTAACGTCATTCTATGGCAGCATATTTTCTGGTTGTTCGGTCACCCTGAAGTATATATTCTGATTCTTCCTGCGTTCGGTATTATCTCGGATGTCGTCAGCACATTCTCGCGCAAGCGTCTGTTCGGGTACAGTTCCATGGTGTTCGCCACCGTGCTTATCGGGTTCCTGGGCTTCATGGTCTGGGCGCACCACATGTTCACGGTTGGCCTTGGGCCGGTTGCCAACGCGCTCTTCTCGATAGCGACGATGCTGATTGCCGTTCCGACGGGGATCAAAATATTTAACTGGGTATTTACGTTATGGGGCGGTTCGATCAAGTTCACTACTGCCAATCTGTTTGCAGTGGGCTTCATCCCTACGTTCGTTATGGGGGGGGTCACCGGGGTCATGCTGGCCGCGGCGCCGGCAGACTTCCAGTTCCACGACACCTATTTCGTCGTAGCTCACTTCCACTATACGATTGTAGGCGGGCTTATCCTTGGTCTGTTCGCAGGCTTCCATTACTGGTGGCCGAAGATGTTCGGCCGGATGCTGAACGAGACAATAGGCAAGGCCACGTTCTGGATGTTCTGGATTGGCTTCCAGCTGACGTTCTTCATCCAGCACTTCCTAGGCTTGATAGGGATGCAGCGCCGCGTCTTTACGTATTTGCCGAACCAAGGCTTCGATACGATGAACCTCGTCAGTACCATCGGGGCACTGATGATGGGGGTTGGGGTATTGCTCTTCCTGGCCAATGTTATTATCTCGCACCGCCAGAAGCAGGTTGTCGGCAACGATCCTTGGGAAGATGGACGCACACTGGAGTGGACGATTCCATCTCCGCCGCCGGAATACAACTTCAAGCAGACGCCGCTTGTCCGCGGCTATGATGCTTGGTGGAAAGAAAAGATGGAAGGCCGTACGGAGATGACGCCGGCCGAGCCGGTTGGAGCGATCCATATGCCTTCACCTTCCATCTTGCCGTTCATGATGTCCGTAGGGCTGTTCATTGCCGGCTTTGGTTTCATGTTCGCCAAGGACGATTTCAAAAATGGGGCGTTGAATTTCCTGTTCAACAACCATCTCATTGCGATTCTTGGATTGGTGATTACTTTCGCCTGTATGGTCGTTCGTTCCCTCAAGGACGATCACGGCTATCATATTGAACCGGAAGAGATGGAGCAGAAGGGGGTAAAAGCATGAGCGCACCTGCACACCAGGCTGACGGCCACTGGCCTCACGAACCGGAAAAAGCGACGTTAGACGGCCGCAATAAAGTGATTGGCTTCTGGCTTTTCCTTGGCGGCGAAGCGGTGTTGTTCGGCACGTTGTTCGCGACGTTCCTTGCGCTCCGCGATCAGATAGGCGATGGACCGGCTGCGAGCGAGCTGTTCCAGCTTCCGATGATTGCGACCACGACGGCTATCCTGCTGGTGAGTTCCTTGACGAGCGTATTCGCGGTTCAAGCTATGCATCGCAAGGACATCAAGTCTCTGATTACGTGGTTGATTGTTACCGTCGGCCTTGGCTTCTGCTTCCTCGGATTGGAGATTTACGAGTTCGTCGAGTACGTCCATGAAGGCCATACGTTCACGACAAGCGCCTTCAGTACATCGTTCTATACGCTGGTCGGCTTCCACGGCGCGCACGTTGCCTTCGGCGTCGTCTGGATCTCCATCCTAATCGGCCAGCTCTTCAAGAAAGGACTGAACCTGGTTACAGCGCCTAAAGTCTATGTGTCCGCGATGTACTGGCATTTCATCGACGTCGTATGGGTATTCATCTTTACGGTTGTCTACTTGATGGGAAAGGTGGGATAAGCGATGGCAGCTCAAAATGTGGCATCCAACTCGTCAAATCGCCGTCATAAGCATGAAGGAAAGCAAAAGCATATCATTGCTTTTATCTTCTCCATCGTACTGTCGCTTATCGCCTTTGTAATGGTAGCTTCCGCCGGTATCGTGAACAAAACCTTCACCTATATTCTGCTTCTTGTTATGGCTGTTCTGCAGGTCATCATTCAAATGGCCTACTGGATGCATATGAAGGACAAAGGCCATATGCTGCCCATTGTCTTTATGATAGGTGGAGCTTTCGTCGCATTCCTGGCAATTATTATGGCCGTATATTGGGTCTGGTGGTAAGCCGAATCGGATATTTAGAAAGAGGGGACGTACAGGCGTCGCCTCTTTTTCCGTAATAGAGCAAAATGTGGCGAAATGATGGCATCCGCAAGAGAAGGAGATGAACGAGATTGTTGGAATTAACGAAATATTTTAGCCCGTATGATGTATGGAGTCCGTTGTTTCTTGTCTCTTCGGTGCTTATTATCATTCTCTATCTGGGAATTACGGGCCCGTATAGACGAGTGTTCGCCCAGGTTGATCCCGTGCCTATACCCAAGAAGCTCATGTTCATTAACGGCGTACTGCTGTTATATTTGGCCCAAGGAGGCCCGCTTAACATCATGAGCCATATGATGCTGACGTTCCATATGCTGATGATGGCCATAACGTACATTATTGTGCCGCCGTTGATTTTATTAGGCGTCCCGGCCTGGCTGTGGAAGTATTTGCTTGATCGCAAGCCCTTGCGGTGGTTGAAAGGATTCATGCATCCGATTCTTATGGCCGTCCTGTTCAATG
Proteins encoded in this region:
- a CDS encoding transposase, coding for MTKEQEHNQYKMNPMSRDRVEVDGIYANEWGREEVLHRGQHFPSDPQLGASEWELKEFMFDNHHEGRTDPRLVPKAEEEPPKQTHPRKHTDRGDK
- a CDS encoding MFS transporter; translated protein: MKGLRGLGLGRDIALLAIILFFVEFVRGAALISFIPIYGKNTLHISLAIIGTAITAHYLTDTILKMGIGYLLDRFSPRLIINAGLLISFAGIGLFYYGSSDWLFIAAAALYGVGISPVWIVCLTKVKEENRAAQMGFLYMIWLVGMGAGPVVLNLIVDKHPQTAYLLLFALSGIAWVLSFFVGGGRQQLADAAPVPFRQQWDALLVKVKAMKPLLPGMILQTLGASMLVPILPTFAAEALSFSSQQYSVLLVLGGGFTVLGLVPMGKWSDRVGRKPFLIIGFGIFGLALASLSLYPSVIFAYGLAVLLGISYSAVLPAWNALLALYVPPGHKGLGWSLLSTVEGIGVLLGPVIGGVIANVSSAGTVIWISAGLFTAISIIYLLFPSRWFAER
- the coxB gene encoding cytochrome c oxidase subunit II, producing the protein MMKRWHAVKRLLPLLAGLVLLLSACGRADLSALNPQGPIAEGQFGLMKIAISIMTLVVVAVFALSIYAVIRFRRRPGDQSIPKQVEGNHKMEVIWTVIPILLLIILAVPTVKYVFAFAEDYSKDPDAIKVKVTAHQFWWEFEYPELGVHTAQDMIIPAGKNVAVELRTVDVLHSFWVPALAGKMDTNPSGNVNKMYFSANQVGVYRGKCAELCGQSHALMEFKVKSVSEETFNAWVNEMKAEPKPFEGDAQVAESFKQNCLTCHAIDNAPSLGPNLKGTGSREAVAGIMLNRDTIDEPIEQQVVEDHLRQWILNPQKVKPGNTMPKFEGVLSEQELDGIVKYLAEYKLDSLKEINKQ
- the ctaD gene encoding cytochrome c oxidase subunit I, translated to MDWLTTVDHKKIGILYLIAGGIFFGIGGIEAILIRIQLIKPNFEFVDAQLFNELITMHGTTMIFLGAMPLIFALMNAIVPLQIGARDVAFPFLNALGFWTFFFGGLLLNLSWLLGGVPDAGWTSYVPLSSTEYSQHHGVDFYVLGLQISGLGTLIGGINFLATIINMRAPGMSFMRMPMFTWTAFITSALILFAFPAVTVGLVLLMFDRLFGGNFFYTPNGGNVILWQHIFWLFGHPEVYILILPAFGIISDVVSTFSRKRLFGYSSMVFATVLIGFLGFMVWAHHMFTVGLGPVANALFSIATMLIAVPTGIKIFNWVFTLWGGSIKFTTANLFAVGFIPTFVMGGVTGVMLAAAPADFQFHDTYFVVAHFHYTIVGGLILGLFAGFHYWWPKMFGRMLNETIGKATFWMFWIGFQLTFFIQHFLGLIGMQRRVFTYLPNQGFDTMNLVSTIGALMMGVGVLLFLANVIISHRQKQVVGNDPWEDGRTLEWTIPSPPPEYNFKQTPLVRGYDAWWKEKMEGRTEMTPAEPVGAIHMPSPSILPFMMSVGLFIAGFGFMFAKDDFKNGALNFLFNNHLIAILGLVITFACMVVRSLKDDHGYHIEPEEMEQKGVKA
- a CDS encoding cytochrome (ubi)quinol oxidase subunit III, which codes for MSAPAHQADGHWPHEPEKATLDGRNKVIGFWLFLGGEAVLFGTLFATFLALRDQIGDGPAASELFQLPMIATTTAILLVSSLTSVFAVQAMHRKDIKSLITWLIVTVGLGFCFLGLEIYEFVEYVHEGHTFTTSAFSTSFYTLVGFHGAHVAFGVVWISILIGQLFKKGLNLVTAPKVYVSAMYWHFIDVVWVFIFTVVYLMGKVG
- a CDS encoding cytochrome C oxidase subunit IV family protein, which encodes MAAQNVASNSSNRRHKHEGKQKHIIAFIFSIVLSLIAFVMVASAGIVNKTFTYILLLVMAVLQVIIQMAYWMHMKDKGHMLPIVFMIGGAFVAFLAIIMAVYWVWW